Proteins encoded in a region of the Elaeis guineensis isolate ETL-2024a chromosome 7, EG11, whole genome shotgun sequence genome:
- the LOC105048987 gene encoding non-specific lipid transfer protein GPI-anchored 1, with the protein MEGGIQSVLLSCLLLSLLVVASSDDSSLQSKCAPEFQKLTGCLDFAAAKTDTPTSQCCSSVTDIRNKDAACLCYIIQQTHAGSSTIKSLGLQFDRLLQLPQACKLANASVSDCPKLLNISPSSPDYSIFNGTAKTNSASTNATPTSGVVMHQNCFDGTFTIAVVSAIYLSIFGIWA; encoded by the exons ATGGAGGGTGGTATCCAATCTGTTCTCCTCTCTTGCCTCCTCTTATCTCTGCTGGTGGTGGCCTCCTCCGATGACTCCTCCCTCCAAAGTAAGTGTGCACCGGAGTTCCAGAAGCTGACCGGCTGCCTGGACTTTGCCGCTGCCAAGACCGACACACCCACAAGCCAGTGTTGCAGCTCGGTGACCGACATCCGAAACAAAGATGCTGCCTGCCTCTGCTACATCATCCAGCAGACGCATGCCGGATCCTCGACCATCAAGAGTCTTGGGCTGCAGTTCGATAGGCTCCTCCAGCTTCCACAGGCTTGCAAGCTAGCCAACGCCAGCGTCAGTGACTGCCCTA AACTTCTAAATATATCTCCAAGCTCGCCAGACTATTCTATCTTCAATGGCACTGCTAAAA CTAATTCAGCATCCACTAATGCTACCCCTACATCTGGAGTCGTCATGCATCAGAACTGTTTTGATGGTACCTTCACCATTGCTGTGGTCTCTGCAATCTACCTATCCATCTTCGGAATATGGGCTTGA